The Coffea arabica cultivar ET-39 chromosome 8e, Coffea Arabica ET-39 HiFi, whole genome shotgun sequence genome window below encodes:
- the LOC113704972 gene encoding uncharacterized protein: MGMAEDHVGQLQEPTFKHFCRVCKRGFGCAGALGGHMRSHAVGDVRMHQSSRDQEIGTSGFMRSNKGEGGSKHSYFLRTNSTNRFTGACRAGEDLQEFNNKRAFTRSAFHDERGKFSSSVSSSESEVEEMMLKSARAKSKNYEDRHCAASSEEEDLANCLVMLSNESFVQSDKEQENTDKHVEKGMFQCKACKKVFSSHQALGGHRASHKKVKGCYAARFNSSTNLNDQDNDNNYEDAFYQHEEHLAPSENSSEPGLDLDFSPHHDHLPKNTTLSKRKSKAHQCSICQRVFSSGQALGGHKRCHWLTSNLPDNTIIQNLLEFQFDSQQLFKKPMLKKPEPPPLDLNFPPLLNNAVDNLHMNSADDALNYEAPARIFLQLWGNEEADNNTSNNNHQQKYTTKSVVRGSLHDEDERAKEDGYRAEHIAKLSNLKDMNLDGGSSRWLQVGIASTTDITATP; this comes from the coding sequence ATGGGAATGGCGGAAGATCATGTTGGACAATTGCAAGAACCAACTTTCAAGCACTTTTGCAGGGTATGCAAAAGAGGGTTTGGATGTGCCGGAGCTCTGGGGGGTCACATGAGGAGCCATGCTGTTGGAGATGTTCGGATGCATCAATCGAGTCGCGATCAAGAAATAGGCACCAGCGGCTTCATGAGAAGCAATAAGGGGGAAGGAGGAAGCAAGCATTCGTACTTCCTCCGAACCAATTCCACCAATCGATTCACCGGTGCTTGTCGAGCTGGTGAAGATCTCCAAGAATTTAATAATAAGAGGGCCTTCACCCGCTCTGCTTTCCATGATGAACGCGGGAAATTTTCATCTTCCGTGTCGTCTTCTGAATCTGAAGTTGAAGAGATGATGCTCAAGTCCGCGCGAGCAAAATCCAAAAATTACGAGGACCGGCATTGTGCCGCCTCCAGCGAAGAAGAGGATCTCGCGAATTGTTTGGTGATGTTGTCAAACGAATCATTTGTTCAGTCGGATAAGGAGCAGGAAAACACGGACAAACACGTGGAAAAGGGTATGTTCCAGTGCAAAGCTTGTAAGAAAGTGTTCAGTTCCCACCAAGCACTGGGGGGACATAGAGCCAGTCATAAGAAGGTGAAAGGTTGTTATGCTGCTAGATTCAACAGCAGCACCAACCTCAATGATCAGGATAATGACAATAATTACGAAGATGCCTTCTACCAACACGAGGAACATTTGGCTCCGTCAGAAAATTCTTCAGAGCCAGGGCTTGATCTTGATTTCTCACCTCATCATGATCACCTTCCAAAAAATACTACATTGTCAAAAAGGAAGTCCAAAGCTCATCAATGTTCGATTTGTCAGAGGGTGTTTTCATCAGGGCAAGCCTTAGGTGGGCACAAAAGATGTCACTGGCTAACCTCAAACTTACCTGATAATACTATCATACAGAACTTACTTGAGTTCCAATTTGATAGCCAACAACTATTCAAGAAGCCTATGCTCAAAAAACCCGAGCCACCGCCTCTTGATCTCAATTTCCCTCCATTGCTGAACAATGCAGTTGATAATCTGCACATGAACTCAGCTGATGATGCCCTCAATTACGAAGCCCCAGCTAGAATTTTTCTCCAACTGTGGGGTAACGAAGAGGCTGACAACAATACTAGTAATAATAATCATCAGCAGAAATATACTACTAAAAGCGTGGTTCGTGGTTCATTGCATGATGAGGACGAAAGAGCCAAAGAAGATGGTTATAGAGCGGAGCACATTGCAAAACTGAGTAATCTGAAAGATATGAATTTGGATGGAGGGTCTTCTCGGTGGTTACAGGTGGGGATTGCTTCAACTACTGATATTACAGCCACCCCATGA